In Bombus fervidus isolate BK054 chromosome 13, iyBomFerv1, whole genome shotgun sequence, a single genomic region encodes these proteins:
- the LOC139993858 gene encoding uncharacterized protein: protein MSANSGNSVKMKYDTSKNKVTSAQRDLYIRPLLRLKQQEDILDKGLAGAIENMKINSNLLQDIINEHKELSLKRRNFLNTMYKNIKDITSELDSAKHVAKNPEDLQKLDVNTFKSKLIKLSQKMQDLEKSCPIQTLMEEGTALNTEVHEFEFNLDKYEKAQKNWTRLPLLCKSKIENRQHSTECKDIDDFHALVAVTGHTENWTMEDHLFFLKTRKRCENIPALVAAIQKKCPDLSTEIIVNHEAWYKQYTDLREKQKAAVKEWRQRRESEKKKNIDEIDKEIGNRYEDEDFLNEIPREKATCILRKTKSSTTETRSTNSSASSTDSKKKELIKKWKMEKENKRLMDEEQVKMQIKLKEKMEQNRRKKRKEKIQEALEQYKKKKSLENILRERDEQSKEKCTYDVTLIKAFREQDKQFTKKRKNLILRSKKPNKCESVNIRRIELVEARSYSTLFDTTKVWREKCRVEDSTMRFNELQYIKDVPKMCIRWRNEESEDLKI from the exons ATGAGCGCCAATAGCGGAAATAGCGTTAAAATGAAGTACGATACATCGAAGAATAAAGTGACTTCCGCTCAAAGAGATTTATATATCAGACCACTATTAAGGTTGAAACAACAAGAAGATATTCTTGATAAAGGACTTGCTGGTGCGATTGAAAACATGAAAATAAACTCGAATTTGTTACAGGATATTATAAATGAACACAAGGAATTGTCACTGAAAAG ACGAAACTTTTTGAACAcgatgtacaaaaatataaaagatattactTCTGAATTGGATTCTGCGAAACATGTGGCGAAAAATCCAGAAGATTTACAAAAGCtag atGTGAACACGTTCAAGTCAAAATTGATCAAACTTTCGCAAAAAATGCAGGATCTCGAGAAATCTTGTCCTATTCAAACATTAATGGAGGAAGGAACTGCATTAAATACTGAAGTACACGAATTCGAATTTAATttagataaatatgaaaaagcaCAGAAAAATTGGACACGTTTACCGTTATtatgtaaaagtaaaattgaaaatagacAACACAGTACAGAATGCAAAGACATAGACGATTTTCATGCTCTGGTTGCAGTAACag GACACACAGAAAATTGGACCATGGAGGATCatctatttttcttaaaaacgCGAAAAAGGTGTGAAAATATACCAGCTCTGGTTGCAGCGATCCAAAAAAAGTGTCCAGATCTATCTACTGAAATTATAGTAAACCACGAGGCGTGGTACAAACAATACACAGATTTACGAGAAAAACAGAAGGCAGCAGTGAAAGAATGGCGTCAAAGGAGGGAatcagaaaaaaagaaaaatatcgacgaAATAGATAAAGAAATCGGGAATCGTTACGAGGATGAAGATTTTCTAAATGAAATCCCCAGAGAGAAAGCAACatgtattttaagaaaaacaaaatcgtCTACTACGGAAACCAGAAGTACCAACAGCAGTGCCAGTTCGACCGATAGCAAGAAAAAGGAATTGATTAAAAAgtggaaaatggaaaaagaaaataagcgTTTGATGGACGAAGAACAGgtaaaaatgcaaataaaattgaagGAGAAAATGGAGCAAAATAGGAGGAAGAAGCGTAAGGAAAAGATCCAGGAAGCTCTGgaacaatataaaaagaagaaatctttggaaaatattttaagagaaaGGGATGAACAAtctaaagaaaaatgtacataCGATGTAACTTTGATTAAAGCGTTTAG AGAGCAAGACAAACAGTttactaaaaaaagaaaaaatttaattctacgtTCTAAGAAGCCAAACAAATGCGAATCAGTGAATATAAGAAGAATAGAGCTCGTAGAAGCAAGGAGCTATTCAACATTGTTTGATACTACAAAAGTTTGGAGAGAAAAATGCAGAGTGGAAGATTCGACAATgcgttttaacgaattacAATATATCAAGGACGTCCCAAAAAT GTGTATCCGATGGAGGAACGAAGAATCGGAGGATCTAAAAATCTAA